The segment GCTTAAAATTTGATCACTTGCACTTGCATTAATAACGTTATTTGAACCCTTGCATCTTTATTAGTTTGCAAATTCCATTCTGAAGCAAATTTTACACTAAAAAGTTAACGCAAGTGCGCCTATCACATTACATTGGATCACAAGACTATATTTAAGCAGTTAATGATTTTGCTGATTGCACTCTGTCCTTATATAAATCTAGTTCAGTCTCTTTTTGATCCAGCCAATCCTCATAGGTATCGCCCGCTCGGGTTTTGCCCAGGGACCTAAGATATGCCCTCAGGGCTCCAGGGCCCCGATCTGCAGCCAATGGGAGATCGTCTTTCTGACGTTGGAATTCCACCTTCTTTTTCTCCACTTCCCTCTGGGCTAGCCATGTCTCGTAAGACTGCGATTTTTCAGCCTCCAATCGCTTTCTACAACAGCAAGAAATATTATGTAAGACATTCTTTCGATTAAAATGAATCAGACGCAAGCGGCGATTGACAGAAATTGGATTCCAATATATTCCagtatatatatgcatgcatcTACAGCGTGACCAAAATTAGTAGCAAATAATCGATGAAAGCTAATTATAAACGATATAAAGTTTAAAGCCAACGACCAAATTTCGAATTCTTGTAGCATTACAACTGTGTAAAGAGCCATGCACATCATtgtaaaagaataataaaaactCTGAATAGTAACAGCATTGCAAAAGCATTAAAGAATGGCAGTAGAATGAGAGATCTCGCCCCCTGGATTCTTGTGTCGAGCGTGACTATAGAGTTACTACGGACAGACATACCTTCTCAGCTCCGGGTCACTGAATGACaacatacatttattaattGTGCAGTCTACATAACGTGGCTATCAGCCagtgataaaaaacaacaacccaaAATACGCTTCAAACACGTTCACAGGATTATTCAAGCGCTTCCATGAACTCCTTCAAAAGTCCTGTTATAGGTTTAGATTGTTTACAGTACGACATTTAACACTggttacatttgtatttatttataacacaACAGAGGAGGAAGATTGCGACTGAAATAATAGTGAAAGGTCGAGAGTTCCGTCACTACAACAAGGGAGAGAACTGACATACCTCTCCATACTTCAGTGGCATGTaataaaaaaaggtttatattgAAGATAAACTCCTTGCAGTTGaatgaacatatatatatttaactttgttaaaattaattttaaaattaaaatcaaatcttgGCAATTATTTGTGGTGCTTAGGTATATGCTTgatgaagaaaataataatCCAGAGTTATCCCCTAACATTTGGTTTAAGGACACACcagacgttcctcaattttagataatttttcaGGAAAGATTAGGtctattccttatttatttgcatttagaCTTGTTAATGCCCAAACATTCGGGGTACATTACCAGGTTTTTTTGGGAGTTAGAATATTTTAGATGTTCTTTCTAATAGCATAAAAAGTGCAAttaaatgttgatataaattCATAGTATATGGGTTTTCATTGAAACCAAAAAATAACCCCCATAcatacaaatagaaaaatatcattatagAATTACGTTGTGGAAAACTTTATATTGCGGGGATAGAAAGTAAATTAGAAAATAATGGAAGATAGGACAGGTCTGACTCtgaccttaaaaaaaattaggaaagaCATgtagtgatatttttaaagtttaaaaaactgTTTGTATAAGTCGGgcacatgtatacatgtaattgtatagTTAAATGGGGTACAAAAAACCCATGAAACTTCTGAAAATGGTAGATATCAGTTTAGCTATTGTTTATCACGAAGATATTCGATGTTATGATTTAAAACATATAACAATGAGTTATACTTTGGTTAAATGAAACATGGAGTCAAATTAATATGTATGCATGCAGCGCCATGAAAGACAAACACATCATTTGTTATTCTTACAGGAAGGGTTAGGTCAGACAAAACATAGCAATGGAACTTGTATATCACACACAAAACAAAGGCACAAATAAACATATTGGACAGTTCAAACTCAaatcatatataattatgtagttAAAGTCTCATAAATATAGCCacaaaaaggaaataaaaagcTGCAAGACGTGTACTTATAAACCCCAACGCTACCgctatttgaaataaagaagcTGAGACTCACATGTAATATTTGCACACATAGTACAttataataatgaaacaaaaCACAAGAGCCGTGAAGTGACAGCAATGAATTCTACTTACTCTTCATTTCTTCTGCAGTCAAAAATTTATCATACAGAGGTTAATACATGCAGTGCATCCTAGTCTCAGTATGGATCATTTCATtactttaagaaaattttctaatTCTGACTAACTGCCCAGtgattcaaatttattaaaaatcaatttgcaGTACTAAAATTGAAACTTAAAATGCTAGTTAATAAACCATACATGAAAGTAAGCTGATATTTACCGGTAgttaaattgtataaaataattttttttcgaaaactTAAAACTCTCtggatttgaaaaatattgacatttaaaCCTATCCCCTCCCCATTACATGGGTATAGTTATTGTTAGATTTGTTACTCTGACGTCATGAAGAATCAGTATCTAATCAGTTATTATGTGACATCAAGGTTCTGTAGGTAATAGTtagtatatcattttttttttcattaaaaatgagCCAACCATatttcatatactagtattacACAAACTGCTAACAAATGTCAGTTTAATTGTAGACACTTTCTTTTTCATCATGACTGTTCTGAACAATTTGACTTTATGTATATAATCATCTATTTTGCCAGATTTACATtaactgaatatatatatatgagaatTGGTATTTACCGTTCTTCTTCCTCTAGTCGTATTTTTTCCTCGGCTGCTTTCTTGATGTCAATCGCTCTCTGTTCTACtgccttctttttttttaaccagtCGTCGAAGGAGACACTTGACTTCATGCTGCAGTTAAAGCAAAGGAaagaatttttataattaaaatattgatttaaacagaGACATAAATTATGTCTGTTTTGAATCACCtgcatttttacaataatttttacaAGATGGTGTCCACCGATCAATAATCTTTGTTTTTACTAAAACTAGGCCTGCCATGTCATTTGATACAAGTAATGTATCAGAATTCAaagaaatttaaacaataaaatactttctttggtgattcttACAAGATTTGAAGGAAGCAAAATTGCAGAAGAAATACTTATATAACCCGCATTAGCAGGTTtagtaaattttttctgcaatgatcgcttaccttcataacctgcatgaatcataaatttaaatatcacatttaaatcattgtttatatatttacatctttcttttaaaaaatcaatgaattgatcaaaaaagtaagtaaaagtaaCTCATTTATTGTACATCAGTACATTaaagttagataaaagaaatagtCAAGTCATCttatatgggaatttgagtctgacatcatgattatttcatgccGTCCGTGATTTTACTAAGGTTGCTGAAGTTTTCGAGGGATCGATAAACAGTAGATTTCAGCCTTGTCAGTTTCTATACAGCATGGAACCACAAAAATAGAGGAGAAACTACTAGGtagatataaatacatatataaattttcTATGAATCTATATGAGTACATGATGATGCTtgacaatttgtttcttatacatgtagtttcttccAATGCCTAAATATACCTTGATTTGGTTTTTTGTCTCTCCTCTCTTATTACTGGAAGTTTGAAGTTCcctgtaaatgaaaaataatacatgtaattggaaTCTTCCAATGTTTAATTTACAACATTTAACATACCTGGTACATGCATTGATCTACATCAGGAATTACATATAAGTTTGAGAATACATCCTATTCTTGATGTTTTATTGCACCCCTGGCTTGCATCATATATGTCTTTGTGaattttatgttttgaaattaaatacttACCATCTTCATCAAAGCCATCAGGGTCTATTTCAAAACTTTCCTCTGTTCTTTGTCGCTCTAGTGACTTTATTTCATCTTCTGTAAATCCTCGATTGTGCATTTTCTTTTTGGGAGAATCTAACCTAGTGCCTTCATACTCGCCTGGAGGCAGAATGTTTGTCATATAGAGTTGACACTTCTGTCCCTTCATCCACACAGGGAAAGCAGAATCAAAAAACTGATGAGCCATGCGGTCAGGCTCTTCACTTGGTTTTGTCCGCTTGGCACGTTCTTGCCAGCGGAAGAGGAAAAGATGTCGCTCACAACTTTTGTGGTTGAACTTTGCTGCGATGGACAAGGCTGTGGAACCATCATCATCTTCTGCATCGATGTCAGCACCTTGGATCAACAAGTTGTTcgaaaatttatcaatatcaaaGCAAAATATACCAGAAGCTATTAAGTCAATGTGTTGTTATAGCGCAAATTTGAATATATCTTACAGGTATAAAATTGAAACATATTGTTACTCATtataaaagatttcaaaaaatttgattttcaacataggtaaaataatttcttttaaagtttaaagacTATAGGTAGACTGTTACTAGTTTCAAATACAAAAAAGGTACACAATAAGGAAACTGTAtgctttaaatcattttttaagatACATCTcactttctttaatttttcctCTGATATGGATAATTACTGATACAAAAATCGGCATATCATGTAAAGTCCTTTAGTTTGAAAGACGTTGGTGGTGCTTGGTAATTTCCATCAGATATATGTACGGTAAATATCTTCAATTGATTTGACTTAAATCTGAATTACCTTTTTCTAGCAGAATGTCTACAATATTGCCGCGCCCCTGGGAAGCTGCCACATGCAGAGCTGTACGCCCACAGGGAGTACATGCATTCAAATCTGTCCCTGTCAAAAAGTAATTCCAACAtcataaatgattcaaattaataatttaaacttttaaatttctaaatGAATCTAACAACCACTTAGCTGTACATGCATttctataattttaaataactttttcttCAAAGCGGTAACATTTAAACGTAATGGCAGTACAGTAATGTgacttaatgataaaaatataatgaaaggTATGTAATGGTTGGCAGAATTCCCACCTGCTTCAATAAGCCTCTTGACTAGTTTTTCATGACCTCGATGAGCAGCTATAACCAGGGCTAAAAACGCTCTCTCTTCAAGCCAGGCTTTTCTTGCCTTTTTTGTCATGTAATCACTGTGTGGAGTTCTGTAAGATGTTGGATTTGTGACTCCCAGGCTGAAAACCTAAATTCAAACAATGATATAAAGTCAGTCATATCAAACATTCAAACAACAGAAATTAATTACCAATAAAAACAAAGCTTATGTGATTTCATTTCAATCTCTACACTCAAAACTTGAATTAAAATGAACATCTGATCTAATTcctttatcaattttaattgcTCTAATTCCTTTATCAACGtaataaatgaatacatgtactgtaacaGCATAGAATCAAAATCACTTGTTGCACATTACAGTAACTCTCATAAGCAACACAACTCATAAAATCACGCTTTGTTTGGCAAGAATCTAGCTTTCTGAAATCATACGTGTATGTACTTGGTGTTACTTATCCAGTCATTGACAATATCATTAACAGAGGCAGCCTCTATGAGATCTTACAGGTACTTTGTGATGTTACTTAGCCAGTCAATCTCATTAACAGACTCTGAGGCAGATTCTAGCTATGAGCTCTACATGTACTCAATGGTGTTACTTACCCAGTCAATATCATTAACAGAGGCGGCCTCTATGAGATCTCGCCACATCGGCCACACACTGACATTCAATGTGGCCCCAGGGACAATGTCATTGCTGCGGATTGTGGAGTTTTCCAGTAATTCCCCTGTAAATATTAAGAATCTCTTTACAGGATTAAAAGGTGGTTCAAATAGAATACAACATGAACTTATG is part of the Magallana gigas chromosome 3, xbMagGiga1.1, whole genome shotgun sequence genome and harbors:
- the LOC105318417 gene encoding ankyrin repeat, bromo and BTB domain-containing protein DDB_G0293800 isoform X1, with the translated sequence MGSRIRSRGHTGRERTHFDIQVRLFTDEKFPLKHVSGEMKISELKRYMEFAAGIPVHMQKISYLDAGELLENSTIRSNDIVPGATLNVSVWPMWRDLIEAASVNDIDWVFSLGVTNPTSYRTPHSDYMTKKARKAWLEERAFLALVIAAHRGHEKLVKRLIEAGTDLNACTPCGRTALHVAASQGRGNIVDILLEKGADIDAEDDDGSTALSIAAKFNHKSCERHLFLFRWQERAKRTKPSEEPDRMAHQFFDSAFPVWMKGQKCQLYMTNILPPGEYEGTRLDSPKKKMHNRGFTEDEIKSLERQRTEESFEIDPDGFDEDGNFKLPVIREERQKTKSSMKSSVSFDDWLKKKKAVEQRAIDIKKAAEEKIRLEEEERRNEDDPELRRKRLEAEKSQSYETWLAQREVEKKKVEFQRQKDDLPLAADRGPGALRAYLRSLGKTRAGDTYEDWLDQKETELDLYKDRVQSAKSLTA
- the LOC105318417 gene encoding ankyrin repeat, bromo and BTB domain-containing protein DDB_G0293800 isoform X2, which translates into the protein MGSRIRSRGHTGRERTHFDIQVRLFTDEKFPLKHVSGEMKISELKRYMEFAAGIPVHMQKISYLDAGELLENSTIRSNDIVPGATLNVSVWPMWRDLIEAASVNDIDWVFSLGVTNPTSYRTPHSDYMTKKARKAWLEERAFLALVIAAHRGHEKLVKRLIEAGTDLNACTPCGRTALHVAASQGRGNIVDILLEKGADIDAEDDDGSTALSIAAKFNHKSCERHLFLFRWQERAKRTKPSEEPDRMAHQFFDSAFPVWMKGQKCQLYMTNILPPGEYEGTRLDSPKKKMHNRGFTEDEIKSLERQRTEESFEIDPDGFDEDGNFKLPVIREERQKTKSSMKSSVSFDDWLKKKKAVEQRAIDIKKAAEEKIRLEEEERDPELRRKRLEAEKSQSYETWLAQREVEKKKVEFQRQKDDLPLAADRGPGALRAYLRSLGKTRAGDTYEDWLDQKETELDLYKDRVQSAKSLTA
- the LOC105318417 gene encoding uncharacterized protein isoform X3; translated protein: MGSRIRSRGHTGRERTHFDIQVRLFTDEKFPLKHVSGEMKISELKRYMEFAAGIPVHMQKISYLDAGELLENSTIRSNDIVPGATLNVSVWPMWRDLIEAASVNDIDWVFSLGVTNPTSYRTPHSDYMTKKARKAWLEERAFLALVIAAHRGHEKLVKRLIEAGTDLNACTPCGRTALHVAASQGRGNIVDILLEKGADIDAEDDDGSTALSIAAKFNHKSCERHLFLFRWQERAKRTKPSEEPDRMAHQFFDSAFPVWMKGQKCQLYMTNILPPGEYEGTRLDSPKKKMHNRGFTEDEIKSLERQRTEESFEIDPDGFDEDGNFKLPVIREERQKTKSSMKSSVSFDDWLKKKKAVEQRAIDIKKAAEEKIRLEEEERKRLEAEKSQSYETWLAQREVEKKKVEFQRQKDDLPLAADRGPGALRAYLRSLGKTRAGDTYEDWLDQKETELDLYKDRVQSAKSLTA